A window of the Lolium perenne isolate Kyuss_39 chromosome 7, Kyuss_2.0, whole genome shotgun sequence genome harbors these coding sequences:
- the LOC127312283 gene encoding putative gamma-glutamylcyclotransferase At3g02910, which translates to MGAAGDAPAEHPPSPPAAAKRTLVFTYGTLKRGFSNHALLQDLFLTGDASFAGAAATASPLPLVCGPYRVPFLLNLPGSAGCHRVKGELYSVTARGLARLDELEGVSRGHYERLPVEVVLAADEGAAEGAVAYYAHRGYAAEMWARSGRRGHAEYSPAVAAGYVRRVDRPQGQTFLEQIRVFVSSQS; encoded by the coding sequence ATGGGCGCGGCAGGCGACGCACCGGCGGAGCACCCGCCGTCCccgccggcggcggcgaagaGGACGCTGGTGTTCACGTACGGCACGCTGAAGCGGGGCTTCTCGAACCACGCCCTGCTGCAGGACCTCTTCCTCACCGGCGACGCCTCCTTCGCGGGCGCCGCCGCCACGGCCTCCCCGCTCCCGCTCGTGTGCGGGCCGTACCGCGTCCCGTTCCTCCTCAACCTGCCGGGCTCCGCCGGCTGCCACCGGGTGAAGGGGGAGCTCTACTCCGTGACGGCCCGCGGGCTGGCGCGGCTGGACGAGCTGGAGGGCGTCTCCCGCGGCCACTACGAGCGCCTCCCCGTCGAGGTCGTGCTGGCGGCGGACGAGGGGGCGGCGGAGGGCGCGGTGGCGTACTACGCGCACCGCGGGTACGCGGCGGAGATGTGGGCGCGGAGCGGGCGGCGGGGCCACGCCGAGTACTCGCCCGCGGTGGCGGCGGGCTACGTCCGCCGCGTCGACCGGCCCCAGGGCCAGACCTTCCTCGAGCAGATCCGCGTCTTCGTCTCCTCCCAGTCCTAG
- the LOC127312282 gene encoding protein BCCIP homolog, with the protein MPGGRKRPAPAPFAGFSTFARSLLFSPASGFSRLPLPVAPAAKPQQETAGMPPPLPSKRAKLAELPSDDEELPSSDGESDTDSSRSDGDSSSSDGDDASQEMETVQADFAFFDPKPSDFHGVRLLLKTYLDSKPWDLTGFVDLILEQTTVGTVVKMAEDEEEGEANGSDGGDNDDLFGLITVLNLGRYGKNRCIKDLKDYLLGVCGDKDTKKKLRALLEEKASTVGLLVCRRFVNFPYEMVPKMYDSLFDEVSWATEDEPTQELQDSFRFKQYLLVVRIFERKTPPKQKSKGNKDYDEPVIYSKLEDEVFRELSSWSFTFPIRAEQSAQQELKNYREMGLVMCVKAEAIPKFRKKLEALVSE; encoded by the exons ATGCCCGGAGGCCGGAAACGCCCCGCACCAGCCCCGTTCGCCGGCTTCTCCACCTTCGCCCGCTCCCTCCTCTTCTCCCCCGCCTCCGGCTTCTCCAGACTGCCTCTCCCCGTCGCCCCCGCCGCCAAACCCCAACAAG AGACCGCCGGcatgccgccgccgctgccgtccAAGCGCGCGAAGCTGGCCGAGCTCCCCAGCGACGACGAGGAGCTCCCGAGCAGCGACGGCGAAAGCGACACCGACAGCTCGCGCAGCGACGGCGATAGCTCGAGCAGCGACGGCGACGACGCGTCTCAGGAG ATGGAGACGGTGCAGGCGGACTTCGCCTTCTTCGACCCAAAGCCCAGCGACTTCCACGGCGTCAGGCTGCTGCTCAAGACCTACCTCGACTCCAAGCCCTGGGACCTCACCGGCTTCGTCGACCTCATCCTGGAGCAGACCACCGTGGGCACCGTTGTCAAGATGgccgaagacgaggaggaggggGAAGCAAATGGCAGCGATGGCGGCGACAACGACGATCTGTTCGGTCTCATTACCGTGCTGAATCTTGGAAGATACGGT AAGAACCGCTGCATCAAGGATCTGAAGGATTATTTGCTTGGTGTCTGCGGCGACAAGGATACCAAGAAGAAGCTCAGGGCACTGCTGGAAGAGAAAGCGTCTACTGTCGGCCTGCTCGTGTGCCGGCGCTTTGTGAATTTCCCGTATGAGATGGTGCCTAAGATGTATGATTCGCTCTTCGACGAGGTTTCTTGGGCGACAGAAGATGAG CCAACACAAGAACTCCAGGACTCGTTCCGGTTCAAGCAGTACCTCTTGGTTGTCAGAATCTTTGAG AGAAAAACTCCTCCAAAGCAGAAATCAAAGGGCAACAAGGATTACGACGAACCTGTTATCTATTCGAAGTTGGAGGATGAAGTTTTCCGTGAG CTTAGTTCGTGGTCTTTCACTTTCCCAATCCGTGCTGAACAGTCGGCTCAGCAGGAG CTGAAGAATtacagggagatgggcttggtgaTGTGTGTTAAGGCTGAAGCGATTCCCAAGTTCCGCAAGAAGCTGGAGGCTTTGGTATCCGAATAG